Proteins found in one Haloferax litoreum genomic segment:
- a CDS encoding phosphoribosylanthranilate isomerase: MTRVKICGVTTETDLDVVASACADAVGTICDVPVDTPREVTPTRARELFDSAPPFLSTVLVTMPDSVARARELVAEVRPDVLQLHADFSADELTALRYERVRVVPVVEATNLSRARAIAPAVDAILVDTPSDSGAGGTGQTHDWEATQELADAVDVPVILAGGLTPNNVADAVRTVSPDGVDVASGVESSGGVKDHDAIHTFVSEAKAACRDGENHEEVPA, encoded by the coding sequence ATGACCCGTGTGAAAATCTGCGGAGTCACCACCGAGACCGACCTCGACGTCGTCGCGTCTGCCTGTGCGGACGCTGTCGGTACTATCTGCGACGTGCCCGTCGATACCCCGCGTGAGGTGACGCCGACCCGCGCTCGCGAACTGTTCGACTCGGCACCGCCGTTCCTCTCGACGGTCCTCGTGACGATGCCCGACTCGGTCGCCCGCGCTCGCGAACTCGTGGCCGAAGTCCGCCCCGACGTCCTCCAACTGCACGCCGATTTCTCGGCAGACGAACTCACCGCGCTCCGATACGAGCGTGTCCGCGTCGTTCCCGTCGTGGAAGCGACGAACCTGTCGCGTGCGCGCGCCATCGCACCCGCCGTCGACGCGATTCTCGTCGACACCCCATCCGACTCGGGTGCCGGTGGAACCGGACAGACGCACGATTGGGAGGCCACACAGGAACTCGCGGACGCAGTCGACGTTCCCGTGATTCTCGCCGGCGGGTTGACGCCGAACAACGTCGCCGACGCGGTTCGGACTGTCTCTCCTGACGGTGTCGACGTCGCCAGCGGCGTCGAATCCTCCGGCGGCGTGAAAGACCACGACGCGATTCACACCTTCGTCAGCGAGGCCAAGGCCGCCTGTCGGGACGGCGAGAACCACGAGGAGGTGCCCGCGTGA